aagaaaaaagaaaaagagtaAAGAAACACAACGAGAGACACATTGGTCCGTCTGAATCCAGAGACTACAAACACATACACAATACTGTAGAGATAATAAATCAAATTGAAAAAACACACAAACGATTCGACGAGACCAATATTAATTGCGGGGGGGACGGGGTGTGGGCCTAGTCGACGCCGGCGAGCAAGACCCGAACAGTCATCTTCTCCCCGTGTTTCATCACCGCGTTCTCCCAATCCCGCTGCGTGACGATCAACGAGAGGTGCATGGGGTCCGCGCACGCAGCGACCGACGAGAGACTCGACGATCGTGTCCGGCCTCCGCTGGGTGCAGTCCCCGGGCGCCCGCTCGACCTTGGAGGCGGAAGCGGAGCGCCGTTCCCTGCTGTACCCGGTCGACCACCCGACGTACCGGGCCGAAGCAGGTGCTGTTGTTTTGCTGCCGTTGACGCTGGTTCACGTATCCGAGCACGAAGCCGTGTTTGAGAAGGTCGAGTTGGACCCCGGCTGCTTGTCTGAACTTGGACGCGAGCATTTCTCGTACGGTCGAGAGCGGTGCCGTTCGGGATACCCGGCACAGAACGATACTATCCCAATCGGGCATACCGCCTTGAGAACGATTTCGTTGGGCGGGATGAGAGATGATGTTGGTGTGAAGGAACGGGTGGGAGAGGGGTGGTGGGAGACGGTGCGACGGGAGGCGGGATTCCATGGCCAGATATCGAGTCTCGTCCTCCTGCGGATGAGGTCGAATACGCAGATGCGATACTGGGCGTCATGCTTCGTCGAATAGACGAACCTGAATTGGACGAGATGGCGCATTCGGACGAGAGGAGCGATAGTCGGGCATCTTCGAGGTACGAATTGAGCACCGTATGCGTCACAATCTCAAAGTCGGGCTCTTCTTCGTCGTAGACGACTGTTGGTGAGGCTTCCCCTGGGATAGATGGTTTGGCAATCGTCGTCGCATCGCTTTGATGGCGCATATGAGAGGCTGATGGGCGGCGCAGACTTGAGCGAGGAGGGATAGGAGGAGGAAGACGTCTggacgacgacgaagagAGCGAGGAAAGCGACATTTTGCGCATCTTTTCGATCTCGCTTTGGTCGTCTGTTGAAGCTGGCTCTTCGCTTGTTTCTGACATGGCCAAAGCCTGTATAAGACTCTGGCTCAGCCCCATACTCCAATCCGATGTTTGAGAAGATCTGGGAGACGCCGACGAGGGCGTTGAATGGACAAGTGATATGGATCCACTCGACATTGAAGGCGATGTCGCCCTTCGCTGACGCCCTGACTTGGGTTTCTCCTCTTCCATACGAGAAGTGATGGACCGAGAGATGGCCCGCGGTCCACGTATGGCCTCGAACTGCTGCACGTCACTTTCGTACTCGCAGTCTGATGGTACGACTGACCCGGGTACAGACGGGAGCGGGGACACAGGTGCGCTAAAGAATTGTGCGTTTCGGAATGATGTACCCCGAGCCGCATCGCTTCGCACAAGCCCTAAACGGCGCTGTACAATTGGCACAAACCCACTGGGAGGCTGGGTTAATTTAGAAGACGGGTCAAGAACGACTGGGCCATCTTGAGGCGTCGGAGGCATCGGAAATGTATCGAGCGCGGTTGCCAAATCACCATATGTGGTCTCATTCGACGGTCGGGGCTGTTCCTGAATATCCAGGGCGATAGGAGTTGATTCGTATGACGTCTGTGCGAGTGGAGAAGATGTATATGGAGAAGTCGACCTGTCCTGGGCGATGTTCGTGGGAAGTGGAGGTGCATCAGATGGTGCGATCGAGAGTCGTCGTATGCTAGGCGCAACGCTCGCCCGCTCGCTATCCCTACGCCTCATTGCATCCCGATCCCTTCGCCAGAATCCAAACCATTCCCGTACGGCCGGGGCCTGTCGAGCCTGGTCGATCAGAACAGAGGCACCCGGTGCAAACAATGCACCAATAAATTCGTTAAATTCTTCGGAACGCTGTTGGACTAGCGTACTCCCAGAAGCTCCACGAAACAATGATGATTTAGCAGCCAGGCGGGGGACGAATGCATGAATGTCGTTTGGGATGGTCTTGGGATCTGGCCCGGTCGGGAGTGAATCAAATGAAGCAGCCCGTTGTAGGTTTCCGTACACCGGTGGGCCCTTTTTGcctcccttgcccttgcgaACCTTGACTACTGCACTATATTCCTTCTCCAATGTCCGCTGCAAATCGAGACAATCTTCCCATTTACGGTGAATTTCATATCCCTTGACACGTTTCTGGTTTACGTCCCCAAGTGGGCCACCGGGTGGCGACATTGATAAGTTTGGGAGCGGTTTGACCCGCAGACCATAGTGCCATGACGATCCTTCCTTCATCGGGGGGACGATATCAACAGAAAACTCCGAGGGGCAATGGATGAGAACTCCGCGGCGATACATCTGGGAACTTGAAGAGTCGGTGCTCTAATCCCATTGTCAGTGATCGTCGAGGTTAAAGCTAGTAGGCATTGGTCAACTCACGGCTAACCCAGCTCCCATGTGAGTAAACGCTGTCCGTACCTCTGAATCAGCACTTCACACGACCTCTATAAACACAGTTTCACTCACACATTGGATTCTGATAATTTTGGAGCCAGGCTGAAAACAACGGGGGGCAACAAGGACGCTAGCTTGGAGATTGACTAGGCTGTTGTATATACCTAGCTGTGGCGTATTGTGTCTAGAGCAGGACCTATGGACATCCAGGGTGTCAATAGGAAGTTGCTTACAGAAGCCCGCAGCCATCACCGGACTCCGGTGCCCCACGGCTCAAAATGCAATACATACCTATGTTCACCGTCGACGCCAGTGGGGGCAACAAGTGTTGGTATTGAGTCGGTTAGAGGGGTATCTGGTCGACGTCTAGGAAGCTCAATCTAACAAAATACGTGCTGGAGTGAGCATATGGTCCAGATCACCAGGACCATGTGTGTTCTTCCTACCTAATGATCTATATTCGGAAGTGGCCGGTGATTTGGGTTCAAATAACGAtttgatttttctgataggGATACCAGCCCTCCATACGATCCTATCAGCGCATCCGTTGCCAGCTTCCAAGCTCGCAGAGGTAATATTCGTGGGGAACGAACAGCGCGGGGCAATGCTCAGCAATGACGTTTTATACGAGTGTTGTTGGCCGAACATTCTGCGTCCACTGACGGTTTTGCCGGGTGTCGAACCCCCCAGGCTCTGGAAGGACCATGCACATGATTCCATGATTTAGGCCTCAGGTCCGAATTCGATCATCATGCTTACCCTATCGGCATTTCCCTCATGCGATTATTTGCCTCCCTGACATGGAATATTCACGTTAGAAGTGGTAGATACAATCCGCAGTAGTGTATTTTATCTCTAAAAAGACGTCAAACGAAGCAAAGAATATACCATCCAACGCATAAGGTCCAGTCGAGTATTCATATGCATGTATACGAGCGGATAGTCGTCGCATGCAAGGTTCTTGGTTTCGCCGCCAATGGGGAACAAACATGGAATTACTCCGCTTTCTCACCGAACTTCCAACTTGCGCCCTGGGGGTATTAATCTAGAATACAAAGTGTAAAACCTTACTCCCTGTGAACACTGCAGCCTCATGATCAACTTATACTGGGTGCATTTTCGCCCGTGAAGACAGGCACTAGATAGGCACGCCTAGCTTAAAATACGTGGTGTTCACCACCAGGGCACATGGTCACTTCAGGCAAACAGGCACGAGTAAGGTATATCGCTCATTGATAGAATCTTCACACCCAAACAGAGGCAACAAGAATCGCATACAGTTGTCTCGTCACCACGAATCGTGATGCATTCAATACAAGTGGCCTTCGCGGAGATCACATAGATACGGTGATTCCGGGCGGTAAGCAATTCGCCCCGGTCCGTCATATGCACTTTGTTGAAAACAGGAATGGATAGATCATCGATAATACTCCTCATTTGTTGGCGTCTACCCATAATTAACGACCTCGGCTTAGCAGAGCGAGATTCTTTCTGTTATCGATCTACTGAACTAACAATAAGGACATTGCATGCATACTATTACCAGTAATCACGTGCATGCAGGTGTCTTCCCACGTACGTCTGCTTTCCTCGGGCTATTTTGTATCATACCCGACAGTGCATATATGCCCATGGGGTATTGGGCTGATATTAAGGGCTGATTGTATGTAAATAACACGTTTTATATTTGGGGGCATACATATCGTGAATTACGGTCACTTCCTGTTTTCAACAAACCAGTGCCGCACTCCACGCATTGGCTAGTTTTATTGTTTATGATGTACCGTAACTTGAAATCTAGGTTTCTGTGATGTAAATATAAGCGATCTATCAGTTTGATTTCAGTTTCGTTAACATTTCTCCCCGAGCTGAGCGACACAGGCTTTGATGTTCCTAGCTCAAGTTCAATACACACATCCGCCAGTAGTAATGTGCCATTTTATCAGGTTCGCTTGGGCCTCCCGCCGTACGCTCCGCCATTTGTCCGTGCTTGACTACCCTCAGCATAAACACCCGCGGCCTTCTTTTCCATCACTCGGCTAAGAACTTCCTTAAGCTTTTGGACAGCCTCGGTGCTGATTTGGTGGTGAACAACAATCCTGCCGTCATACCCCAGTTTAAGGCCTGCATTTTTGGCTTCTTCAACCAACCAATCGTTATCCAGCCCAGCCGCTTCGAGATCCTGAATAACGGGAGATATCCTATCAAGTTTTGCTGATGACTGATAAATGTTTACTCACAATAAATATCATATTGGTTTCGACGGGTAATACGGTCTTGAGACCCAGGGAATGTAGATGTTTTTCGATATCCCGTGCTATTTCATGGGTTGCCGCAAGCTTTGGGAACACTTCATCCAGAGCGACTCTGGCAGCACCAGCTATCACGCCCGTCTGGCGCATCCCCCCTCCTATAGATTTACGGATCCATCGGGCTCGGTCGATGAAAGTTTTCGATCCGACCAAGACACTTCCAATGGGCGCACCGATTCCCTTGGAGAAGCAAAGCGAGATGCTATCAAAGGAAGCGCCATAATCGCGGAAAGACCCTGCTCCCGCTGCAATTGCGTTCCATAGCCGTGCGCCATCACAATGAATGCGGATATTGTTTGAGCGAGCAAATTCGAGATGCGTTGTACTTCCTTCAGGGGTAAGATCGTACCTCCATAGGTATTCTCGAGGGCGATAACACGAGTTGGGGCTGAATGGACGTCATCCCACAGGACAACCCCCTCTTCACATCTTCTAAAGTCAGATTTGGCCCTTTGGATGGCCATACCGGCTGAACCATGGCTTGGGATAATGTCGCGATTCCTCCAGCTATGGATCAAGTATAAATCACTGCATATCGGGATGAACATAGTTAACCGGCTCACCTTCATATTGATTAATGTGCGAGCGAGCATGACAGAGTACAGCTTTAAATAAGGTATTGAGGTTGATTGTTTACTTTATTCAAGTGGCACAATTAGACTCACAATGTGGGGGCTGAGTAAGATGCACACGAATCGCGATTTGGTTGCCTGCCGTCCCGCTTGGGACGAAGAGTCCCGCCTCGTGTCCCAACAGATCGGCAACATGCTTTTCCAGGTTTGCGGTAGTTTCATCCTCGCTATAAACGTCATCTCCAACGGCGCTACTAATCATAGCCTGAAGCATAGACGCTGTGGGAGAAGTAACGGTATCGCCTATAGGTTGTATGCATGTCAATATCAGGGTCAGTTCCAAATGAGCTGTTCAATTCTTACTCCGAAAGTCGACGGCACTGAGGGCATTTGCCTGAGAAATCGATGGATGGAGTATTTTCTCGGTCATTGATGTGGTGCTATGCGAACACTTGGTTGCTGAGGTCGTAAGATTTATCCAGCGGTTGTGGTTACCTTTATGACTCGGGCTGGCTCGAATGTTCTTAGTAATCCCAGAAAATTGGCGGCTTAGTCAAATTTACTGTACTTACATGCTTGTGATGGTCATTCTCCTTATAACCAGGCCATAGTTGTAACGCTGTGCAACGCAAACGGACCGAACCAATGTGCACATTAGCCGTGGGAAGACCTTTCTCTTGAATATGTCTATCTATCAGACTTTTCTTAGTGGAGGTTATAGTAGACACTCGTGAGTGATAGCTCTTGCTTCAAGCACTGGCAAAATTAGCGCAGATATGTGTGTACCTTGTGGTGAGAGAAAGGAATTTGGGTGCAATGAGTGCCTAGGCCACAGGCTATGGGCTACACGCTCTGGCGACAGCGAAGGATTTACCTGGATATGTTAGATCAGGGGCGATCCGGATTTGACCTGCAGGTTGAGCTCGATGACACTTGCAAATCATAGGGTTAATCCAGGGACCTCTATCCAGGACCCGCCTGGACGCCTAATCCAGGCGAATCAGTTCaatcatatatatgtgtCCATGGCCTTTCGGAACCAATCCACCAAGTATGTCATACATATAGACAATGAAAAATGAAGTCAAATCGGACTAGCAAATGAAAATTGAAGATGATATAGTCTATCGATCGTCTGAACGGTAGTTCCCAAAGTATTGCACAGTCAATCGTGCACGTGTTCTTATGACACGCCCACTGTCGATGATCAAAAGAATCTCGCAAAATGATCACACTTTATGACTTCTCCCCGACACGATCTGGATATTCATTGGTCATGGATTCATTGTCGGTAACAGACTTTTTGGCACGATTTCAAAGTCAAATCACTAAATATCCATGCTTCAGATTATTCATTTACACAGTGCCATCTACGGTCCAAACTttcggacaacattttcctGTCTAGTCATCCATTGCCTTCAGCATGTGCTCGTGGCCACCCCACCACCTTGTTCCTACAGGGTACGATATGTCAACGACCAGCCCGCTGGCGAACTCGGACGGAATAGGGCGCTTCTATGGCTTGGGcatacgcatacatgtatCCATCTTGGCCAGCCAACACTATAAAACGGTACTGTGAAAGATGGCAAATTATCATCCCCTCTAGTCTTCCCCCTCTCCGAGCTACACTAGATTTTTATTATGAGCTATTCTGCCGACACTCGTTCTGCTAGTAAGCTTTCATATGCGAAAGCCTGCTACCAGATTGAACACGCTGTCTGGCCTTACATTGAGCTTGCACGTATCAATGGGCTAGTCGGTGTTTGGCTGACCTTTTGGCCTTGTTGTAAGTTTTTAATTTATTACACGGGACCATCTCAACTGACGGCGGTTACCAGGTTGGGGGTCTATGATGGCTGCATACGCACTTCGTCTTCCTCTCTCGCAAATTCTGAATAAATCCCTTTGTTATGGTTGGGATGCGCACTTTTGCATAGTGCTGCTTGCACTATTAACGATATATTCGACCGTGATATGGATAGACTCGTAGGTAAGTATCAACATCTATATAGCATTTAAACTGTGTATACGAACGCCTATCTTCGACCAGAGCGCACCAAAAACCGCCCCGTCGCTCGTGGTGCTATCTCCGTCCGCAATGCCTATATCTTCTTCTTTGCGCAAACCATAGCGTATATGGCTTTGGTTTCGTGGGCGCCCCCAGTGTGGTATGTAGCGTTAATGATGCTAATTAGCCAATACTATGCTGATGATATATACCTAGCGCGTTGCTCGCTATGCTGAACTTGCCCATGCAAATAGTCTACCCTCTCTTCAAGAGATTCACCTACTGGCCATCTCTTTTTTTGGGTCCGTTTGATTTATTGCCCACACGATCTCAGTGCCTGATTCAATTTTGCGTTTAGGTATGACCTTCAGCTGGGGATCACTTTGCGGGTGGTCGGCCATGACTGGATCCATCAACTGGAAGGTTGTCGGTCCACTTTACATCGCAGGAGTATGCTGGGCTTTGTGAGTGAATACTCGTTTTTATCTTTCATATTTGCTCAAGCAATACCTTAATTGTGTAGCGGCTATGACACCATCTACGGCTATCAGGTAAATATTACTTAAACGGTTATGTATCATCTTCTGACATACAGTATTGGGTTATAGGACAGGCGTGATGACCCTAAGGCCGGTGTCAAATCAACTGCCCTCCTCCTCGGGACCGAACCTCAGCCATTCCTCTATACCTTGGCCGCAGGCTTTGTAGCGTTCCTTACGATCGCGGGTCTTTTTAACCACCAGGGACCGTTATACTATATCTTCACTGTCGGCTTTGCGGCTGCACACGTATACTGGCAAGTCAGCACGCTCGATGCTTCAAACCCTGCCGATTGCTGGGCCAAATTCTACACCAACTCTTGGATTGGATGGCCTATGTGGGTATTTGGGCTGTTGGGTGATTATTTCTGCCGCATGGGTTTATGAATGTATACCTCTACTTGAGATGATACCATCCGGATTGTACTGCAATAGAGTGTGCTCATGTACTAGTACTAAAATCCGGGCTAGCCTTGGAAATATTTTGTAATAGATTGGTTTGTTGTATCACATACACGGTTGTGTTCAAGCACCTGGGCGAGGAGTGTTTGCCCCTGTTACAGGTCCAGATGGCGGGGCAGAACCTGAAATCCCTGCTGCCATCGCCGCCTGGCTGGCCGCAGTTGCAGCTACACGTGACCGTTTGCGTTCGGCCTCTGTTGACAAACCATGAGCATACACGTACACCAAGTTGCTCTTTAACATGGAAGACATACCTGCTTCTTTCTCTCGTTCTATTTCTGATACAATGGCCTCAACTTGGGAAAGATCAAGGTTCTGGTGTAAATGCGTGTCAAAGCAGGCAGGATCAACAAGATCAAGACGATCCTACAGTAACCTTCCCATAGCTTTCCATAACACTGATCTCAATGTTCTTGGCGCCCGTTTGTACAACTTCTAGCAAGCTCTTCACTGTCAACTTGATAGCTTCCTCGCGAGTCATGTCATCGCGGTGATTCTTCTCCAAAAATTCTCGTACAGTCTTGGATGAACGACCAATTGCATTGGCCTTTTGCTCATGGTTAGTGCAAATTCGGGAATTCGTAGCTTTTTACTCACCTTCCATGCACTATAGATACCGCTCGGTTCGGTCATGTACAATCGTGGGCGAGCGTCGTTGGGGTCGAAACCAATGATAAGCGTGGAGATCCCGAACGGACGCACTCCACCAGATTGGGTATAACGCTAGAGCATAAAATCAGGTGTGTCATTATCATCCCTGAAAATTGCCAAGGAGAGATAACATTGCACCAACCTGTTGAATGCCAGCAATGTGGCGAGTAATGTACTCCACAGAGACTGGGTCTTCGACCGTCAGGCGATAGGATTGACATTCAATTCTTGCCTTGTCAATCAGGACTCGACCATCAGCAGTTAGACCTGTAAACCAGCTTGATATTACTGAACTATGTCCTCCTGAGGGGATCATAACATACCAGCAAATGCAAGGCAAATATGATCATCTAACATTACGACTTTGCGCACAGTTCTAGGGTCTTGAAGTTGGAGAACGGATTTTTTCTCCACTCCGAGAATAACAACATCCTTCCCTCTAACTCCAACCTATCGATCAAGGTGAATGGTGTAGGCAATTTGCGGGGCACGGCATATCACTCGACTCACAGCACATGTTCCTTTCCTTACAGCTTCCGCAGCATATTCTACCTTTATTTAGCAGCTTAATAGAATACTTCCTGTTGGATTGCACATAACACATACCTGAAAGAGATGTCCGTCAGGGGAGAAGACAGTCAAAGCTACCGGCTAATGAGTGACCCAAATAATGACATATCTAGAGCAGCCTAACCTCGGTCGTATGAGCGGGACATATCTACTTAGTGAATGCGAACGGTTGTGGAAAGTACGAAGTACAGCGACGCGCGTCCTTGATCGAGAGACGCCAGAACGCGATAGCCAATTTCGGTGCACCACGTGACTTGTATAATGCTCCGTCTCTTGGGTTGCAAGCTCGAGGATGATGTGGGGCTCGGATGCTTGGGAAGATAACTTAGATGTCTTTTGTTCTTTTTTCGAGTTTATATTTGGAAGGGTATGATTGACCATGCTCAATCTGATAACTAGCGTACAAATGATAATCCCAGGAAATTAAAGCATATACTTGAACTTGGGATGTTTATCACCCAAGCGTTGCTGTTCCTCCGCACTGTCTTCTCCATTACGACCATATTCAGGACTCGCAAGGATAGCTTCCTTGCGTTTGTTCTGGACGATAAGGTACAGGTCAATAATGATTGCAAATACGCAAAGCCCAGCTGCGCAAGCGAGGTTGAGACGTGTCGCAGTTGTATAGCGAGGAGGATCCGGAAAGATCCAAGTAGAAACAATACCCCCAAGATTACTATTGAGAAAGCCAAATTAACTTCCAAAATTAATTAAAGTCGAATTAACTCACGAGAAGACAAATGCTAGGGCAACAGCTGTAGCACGTTTGTAGTAGGGCAAGGCattactaaaaataaccatGAGGGTGCTATCTATCAATCATACTACTCAACTCACTTCGCCATCCATGCACTCAGAGTTGGGGCAGATGAGTACACCCCAGGAATTTGCAAGAACAAGGAGCCGTATAGGACATGTCTGTTGGTTTGAGCTAAAGGGACTCTAAGTCGATTGGCCCTAATCAATACACAAATATCACTCACTCAGGTAGATTGCATATCCAGCGGTCGCAATAACTCCGGTGACAAACAACACAGGTCCACGAAGTTTATAGCGATCAGAGATATATGCGAGGACGAGGCTCACTAAATCGATCAGTTGTCAGCCATTGGCCATATTGCCTTACAATCTAGGACACTTCAGGGTCAACTCACCTACGAAGGAGACTGCATATGGTGGGACGGTCATCAACTGAGTGCGGACCGGGGAGTAGCCGAGAGAGTTCACGATGGATGGTGCGCTTAAATGGTTTGCTTAGCCAATGAGTTTGCCCTTGGCTACTAAAACTCACAAGAACGCAAGACCGAAAAGTGTTACACCACTAAAGAAAAGCGGGATGCATAATAGAAGAACTTGAGGAGCCTTGAACGCGT
The nucleotide sequence above comes from Rhizoctonia solani chromosome 3, complete sequence. Encoded proteins:
- a CDS encoding threonine aldolase yields the protein MTEKILHPSISQANALSAVDFRSDTVTSPTASMLQAMISSAVGDDVYSEDETTANLEKHVADLLGHEAGLFVPSGTAGNQIAIRVHLTQPPHSVLCHARSHINQYEAGGIATLSQAMVQPVWPSKGPNLTLEDVKRGLSCGMTSIQPQLVLSPSRIPMEGIGAPIGSVLVGSKTFIDRARWIRKSIGGGMRQTGVIAGAARVALDEVFPKLAATHEIARDIEKHLHSLGLKTVLPVETNMIFIDLEAAGLDNDWLVEEAKNAGLKLGYDGRIVVHHQISTEAVQKLKEVLSRVMEKKAAGVYAEGSQARTNGGAYGGRPKRT
- a CDS encoding UbiA family prenyltransferase; this encodes MDRLVERTKNRPVARGAISVRNAYIFFFAQTIAYMALVSWAPPVCALLAMLNLPMQIVYPLFKRFTYWPSLFLGMTFSWGSLCGWSAMTGSINWKVVGPLYIAGVCWAFGYDTIYGYQDRRDDPKAGVKSTALLLGTEPQPFLYTLAAGFVAFLTIAGLFNHQGPLYYIFTVGFAAAHVYWQVSTLDASNPADCWAKFYTNSWIGWPMWVFGLLGDYFCRMGL
- a CDS encoding 20S proteasome subunit; protein product: MSSNEYYDESSTKTETKITTEQGSSVVSESRRSEFETLQRRATLKIDLIIIPILTMFYLLSFLDRANIGNARVAGLQRDLKMTNHQYSTVLTITYVPYIVCELPSNLLLKKLGPHRLLPGIVFTWGLVTALQGLVHSYSGLIATRFFLGLTEGGLLPGLVLYMSYFYRRDQLQLRVALLFSATSLAGAFSGLLAAAIVNLDGRHGRPGWAWIFILEGVFTALFGLFAFFVMPSSPRQVIGLSEAETEAINEMLRLDGNDGTGHEPFSWSSVFDAFKAPQVLLLCIPLFFSGVTLFGLAFFAPSIVNSLGYSPVRTQLMTVPPYAVSFVVSLVLAYISDRYKLRGPVLFVTGVIATAGYAIYLTQTNRHVLYGSLFLQIPGVYSSAPTLSAWMANNALPYYKRATAVALAFVFSNLGGIVSTWIFPDPPRYTTATRLNLACAAGLCVFAIIIDLYLIVQNKRKEAILASPEYGRNGEDSAEEQQRLGDKHPKFKLSMVNHTLPNINSKKEQKTSKLSSQASEPHIILELATQETEHYTSHVPVALTVFSPDGHLFQVEYAAEAVRKGTCAVGVRGKDVVILGVEKKSVLQLQDPRTVRKVVMLDDHICLAFAGLTADGRVLIDKARIECQSYRLTVEDPVSVEYITRHIAGIQQRYTQSGGVRPFGISTLIIGFDPNDARPRLYMTEPSGIYSAWKANAIGRSSKTVREFLEKNHRDDMTREEAIKLTVKSLLEVVQTGAKNIEISVMESYGKVTNLDLSQVEAIVSEIEREKEAEAERKRSRVAATAASQAAMAAGISGSAPPSGPVTGANTPRPGA